DNA sequence from the Paenibacillus azoreducens genome:
GACGGAAATCATGAACAACATAATGAAATATGCGGGCGCAAGCAAAGGGGCCCTACTTGCAACCAGTCATGACACGCTTGTTGTTCAAGCATATGCCGATTCGAAAACTCAGATCATCACCTCGCCTTCAGAGCTGAGCAACAGTGCTCTTTTGCCTGAAGGAATTATTCGGTATGTTTACCGTACCGGGGAAGATGTCCAATATACGGGGGGCGAAGAAAGCTGGTTGATTCATAACCCTTATATCGCCTTAAACCATCCGCAATCCGTTTTATGTACTCCGGTCATCGTTCATGGCATTATGCTCGGGATTCTTTACCTTGAAAACAAGCTGGCCCAAGGCGTATTCACTAAAGCTCGCATGGAATTGCCGCTGACCCTGGCTTCGCATGGCATTTTGATGTGCGTGCTGCAAAGCTTTGCCGAACAAGCTGCTGCAGATCCCGATACGGACGAGGAAACAGCTCCCGTGCCAGGTCACATGGAAGAACCGCTTACGGATCGCGAGCTTGAGGTGCTTGCCTTATTGGCGGCAGGTTTGTCCAACAAGGAAATCGCCGATCAATTGATTATTGCCGTCGGAACAGTGAAGGTTCACGTCAAAAATATTTTTGCAAAATTAAAGGTGAACCGCCGCACGAAAGCAATTGCTCAAGCCAAGGAGCTTAAACTACTGGATCAGACCTCGAAACCGTAACATTCGGTTCATGCGTGGAGACTATCATTGTGCAGCAGGAACTAGAATCATTGGCAGCACTGGCATCCAAGGGCGATAAAAATGCGTTCGGGACGCTGATACGCGCCCATGAAGCTTGCCTTTACCGCATTGCCAAAACGGTTGTTCATTCCGATGAAGATTGTGCGGATGCCATACAAGAGGCGGTGCTAAAAGCATACCGTTCCATTCGTTCGCTGCGTGAGCCGAAATATTTCAAAACATGGCTTATCCGCATACTCATCAACGAGTGCCGTACGCTGCTTCGCAAAAAAAAGAAAACTGTTCCGTTTGCCGAACTTCAGCATACTCCTACCGAATCGGATGATTATGGGCATATCGAAATGATCGATATCGTCAACCATTTGGAGGAAGACTTGCAGGTTGTCGTTACCCTGTTCTATATTGAAGATTTGCCGCTAAAAGAGATCGCCGAACTGCTGGATCAGCCCGTCGGTACGATCAAGTCCCGCCTGTACCGGGCGCGGTGCACGCTGGCGAAATTACTTCATATTCATAACGGCGGTAAAAAGGACCTGATGATCTAGACAAATCGAAAACTCCCCCGAAGCGAAACATGCCGTTTCCTTCTGGGGGAGTTTTTTGCCTAAAGGGATGCAGCCCCTGCCGCCCTCTAGGCCTTGGTTTTGAACCCCTTTGAGTCTGCCTTAGTACTTCGTGGTTGGTTCTTTTACCTTATCGAAGACGATAATGCCGTCATACTGTTCCTTCGGAACAAATTTCATTACCATCGGTTCAATGATTTCGGAGGTCATGCCATCCTCAGCAGCGTACATCGGCTTGAACATCCAGGCGTTGTTTTTATTTGGCGACTTGTGTTTGGATAAATCGGCGAAGGCAATCTTATAACCGCTCTGCATAAACAGATGCTCCAAGCTTCCCTTCGGCATCGGTTTGATCTGAAACAGCTTCTGCGTCGTGATGGTGCTTGCTTGTCCGCTGTTCATATACAGGCCGATAACGTATTCCTTATCCTTCAATTTTTTATTAAGCAGTTCGCCCATGCTGGTAAAGCTGTTAGTCCATTTCCCCTGTTCTTTAACGGCGATTTTGGATGTGTTTTTTGCCAAATGGTCGTTATGCGCCCACAAAATCACTTTTTTCCCTGGATACAGCTCCTTCATTAACCATTCCACGTTTTCAGTCATGATCCGGTCTCTGAATTCATAACTTCCCCTCGTATCGTACATACCCATTTCGATAAACTTGACGCGGTCCTCCAGGGTTTTCACAGCGACTTCGAACAGATGCGGATTTTTCGGATATGCCGCCACCAGCTCTTTTTTATGGTCTGTCATGAACTGGATTAACGCTTTGTATTTCGGTTCGTATTCATCTTTGACTTTCTTAATTTCCTGCTTGACCTGCGGGTTATTGTCGTTATCCAAGCCGTATTTGTTAAGAACCCCATAATAATCGGTCATCGCCTGCATTTCAAAGTTGAAATAGTCCTGCCCCTGCTCTTTGTCTACTTTTGCGATCCACTGCGCAACAAACTGCGTGAAATAACCTGATGTAAACTGCATGTCATAACCGGCCAAATATAGCGGCTTGTCAGTTTTGCTCTGCTTTTTGATATATTCGAACAAGTTCTGTGTCTCTTTGGAATGCCATATCGGAAAAATGGAGCCTTGCATCATCTGTTTTGGAGTCAGCGAATCCATATTCTCATAGGTCAAAAAGGAATCGCCAAGCCCCGACTCAAACGCGATGACATCAAACCCGAGCTCTTCATGCAAATATTTGATCAATCTTGTTTTCATGCTGCTGTATTCGGCGACCCGGTGGAAGTTTTCCCCCA
Encoded proteins:
- a CDS encoding sigma-70 family RNA polymerase sigma factor, with translation MQQELESLAALASKGDKNAFGTLIRAHEACLYRIAKTVVHSDEDCADAIQEAVLKAYRSIRSLREPKYFKTWLIRILINECRTLLRKKKKTVPFAELQHTPTESDDYGHIEMIDIVNHLEEDLQVVVTLFYIEDLPLKEIAELLDQPVGTIKSRLYRARCTLAKLLHIHNGGKKDLMI
- a CDS encoding erythromycin esterase family protein, producing the protein MKAIKRFTGMIAAGLAISLMLAPVNTSAANAQTNAAMKGNFQDIKSLTSSDYKDLEFLKPILKDKTVVSLGENFHRVAEYSSMKTRLIKYLHEELGFDVIAFESGLGDSFLTYENMDSLTPKQMMQGSIFPIWHSKETQNLFEYIKKQSKTDKPLYLAGYDMQFTSGYFTQFVAQWIAKVDKEQGQDYFNFEMQAMTDYYGVLNKYGLDNDNNPQVKQEIKKVKDEYEPKYKALIQFMTDHKKELVAAYPKNPHLFEVAVKTLEDRVKFIEMGMYDTRGSYEFRDRIMTENVEWLMKELYPGKKVILWAHNDHLAKNTSKIAVKEQGKWTNSFTSMGELLNKKLKDKEYVIGLYMNSGQASTITTQKLFQIKPMPKGSLEHLFMQSGYKIAFADLSKHKSPNKNNAWMFKPMYAAEDGMTSEIIEPMVMKFVPKEQYDGIIVFDKVKEPTTKY